AAGAAACGCTGAGGTTGGTATCATCGCCCGGATGACGGCGATTTTGGGCATATCGGCTTTCTATCATGACTCGGCGGCCGCACTGGTAGTGGACGGCGAGATCGTGGCCGCGGCTCAAGAAGAGCGCTTTTCCCGCATCAAGCACGACCATGAGTTTCCACAGCAAGCCGTCGATTACTGCCTGAGGGAAGCGGGGCTGAAGGCCTCGCAACTCGATTTGGTGGGCTTCTACGACAAGCCCTTGCTCAAGTTCGACCGCCTGCTTGAAACTTACCTGGCCTATGCCCCGCGCGGTTTCCGTTCTTTTCTCAAGGCCATGCCGCTGTGGCTGCGTCAGAAGCTGCATCTGCCGCGGGAGATGAACCGGGCTCTCAACAAGGCCTATAAGCGGCGCTATGTCTTCGTACGCCATCATGAATCGCACGCCGCCAGCGCCTTCTTCCCTTCGCCCTTCGAGGAAGCCGCTCTTCTGACGCTGGACGGCGTGGGCGAGTGGTCGACCGCCGCGCTGGGGGTGGGAGAGGGCAACCGCATCCGCCTCACCCACGAACTGCGCTTCCCCCATTCGCTGGGGCTGCTCTATTCGGCCTTCACCTACTACTGCGGATTCCGCGTCAACTCGGGCGAATACAAGTTGATGGGCCTGGCTCCCTACGGAGAACCCGTCTACCAGGACCTGATTCGCGACAGGCTGATGCAGCTCAAGGAGGACGGTTCCTTCCGCCTGGACATGTCCTACTTCAACTACTGCCAGGGATTGACCATGACCTCCGAGAAGCTGCACCGCCTTTTCGGAGGGCCTCCCCGCAAGCCCGAATCGTCTCTCACTCAACGCGAGATGGACGTGGCGGCCTCCATTCAGAAGGTGACGGAGGAAGTCGTTCTGCGCGCCGGGCGGCATGTCCATCGGCTGACCGGCAAGAAGCACCTGTGCATGGCCGGGGGGGTGGCCCTCAACTGCGTGGCCAACGGACGGCTGCTGCGCGAAGGGCCCTTCCAGAGCATCTGGATCCAGCCGGCGGCCGGAGACGCCGGAGGCGCCCTGGGGACCGCCCTCTTCATCTGGAACCAGTTGATGGATCAGCCCCGCCGGCCGGGCTGTCCCGACAGCCAGAAAGCCTCCCTGCTGGGGCCCGAGTTCAGCGAAGAAGAGATCTCAAGCGCCCTCCAATCCCGCCAGGCCGTCTATCACCGCTGCTCCTCCCAGGAGGAACTGTGCGGCCGCGTGGCCGATCTGCTGGAGCAGGAGAAGGTGGTGGGATGGATGCAGGGACGCATGGAATTCGGGCCCCGCGCCCTGGGTTCCCGCAGCATCCTGGGCGACGCCCGCAGCCGACGCATGCAGTCGGTCATGAACCGCAAAATCAAGTTCCGCGAGTCTTTCAGGCCCTTCGCTCCCATCGTCTTGCAGGAGAGGGCCTCTGAATACTTCGCCCTGGGGCCCGATCAGGACAGTCCTTACATGCTTCTGGTGGCTCCGGTGAGTGAAAAGATGCGCCTGCCAGTTGAGCGGGAGGACGCCTCCAGGCAGGGTCTGGAGAAGCTGGCAGTGACGCGTTCGCGCATTCCCGCCGTCACCCACGTCGACTACTCGGCCCGCGTCCAGACCGTCGATTCGCAGCGCAACCCCCTGCTCTACCGGCTCATGAAGCGGTTCGAGGAAAAGACCGGCTGTCCCGTGCTCATCAACACCAGCTTCAACGTGCGGGGCGAGCCCATCGTGTGCACGCCCCAGCAGGCCTATCACTGTTTTCGGGCCACCGACATGGACGCGCTGGCCATAGGGCCTTTCCTGCTCCTCAAAGAGGAACAGAAACCCGACCCCGAACTCGACCGGCGGGCTTACCTGGAGCAGTTCGAACTCGACTGAAGGAAGCGATGCCCATGATTCAGATCAACCGTCAGCCCTCGCCCCGCGAGCTGCGCCAATTCGGACTCATCTGGACGGTTTTCTTCAGCGGAGCTGCGGCCCTGTACGGATATCGGAGCGGCGACTGGGAAACGGCCTTATGGCTGGGGGGCGCGGCCGTGGTTATGGCAGCGGCGGGGTTTCTGGTCCTGGGTTGGATGCGGATGCTTTACCTGGGATTGAGTTATGCCGCTTTTCCCATCGGTTGGGTGATCTCACATGCCCTGCTGGCAATCATATATTATCTGGTAGTGACGCCCATCGGGCTGCTGATGCGGCTGCTGGGGCGCGATCCCATGCAGCGGCGCTTTGAAGAAGACCAGACCAGCTACTGGAGCGAGCAGGAGCCGTCCTTGCCCTCCGAGCGTTATTTTCGCCAGTTTTGAGAAAAGGTCATGAGCGACAAGACACCCCGCGAAGACTTCACCTCTCAGGCCGAGGGCTCCCAAGGCAACATCGCCGCCGAGTTTACGGCCTTCCTGATGGACAATAAGAAGTGGTGGCTGACCCCCATCATTCTGGTTCTGCTCTTGGCGGGACTGGTGGTGATCCTGGGCGGATCGGCAGCCGCTCCCTTCATCTACACGCTCTTCTGAGATCGCTACCGAGTGCAGTCGTCAGAAGTTTCGAGCCATCCTGTTGCGTTATCTCACGCTTTCAGCGTTCGGACCTTTGCCGTCTGAAACCCAGGGTGGCGCCGCCGTCTCGCTGGCGCTCGCCGGGGCTGACCCTGGGCTAGCGAATCGCTCCCCTTCAGGGAGCCCGGACTTGACTTCTAACATGGTCGCTGGGCTAACGAATGGCTTCCCTTTTCAGGGAGCCCGGACTTGACTTCTAACACGGTCGCTGGGCTAACGAATGGCTCCCCTTTTCAGGGCGCCCGGACTTGACTTCTAACACGGTCGCTGGGCTAACGAATGGCTTCCCTTTTCAGGGCGCCCGGACTTGACTTCTAACATGGTCGCTGGGCTAACGAATGGCTTCCCTTTTCAGGGAGCCCGGACTTGGCTTCTAACATGGTCGCTGGGCTAACGAATGGCTCCCCTTCAGGGCGCCCGGACTGGGCTCTCAACACACTCGCTGCCTGCCCTCCGAAGCCTTGCCTTGCCCTTCGTAGCCTTGGCGCAGGAGGGGCGCAGGAGGGGGCTAACGAATGGGTCCCTTGCAGGGACAAGGAAGGGAGCCCCAGTCTGCCACAGGGGGCAGCGAGATGTTGAAGGACAAGTCCGGGCTCGCTGAAAGCGAGCGATTCGCCAGCCCAGGGTGGGACCCGCCGCAAGCGAAGCGGCGCAAGGGGCAGAACCCTGGGTCTTCGAAGCTCAGCTATCCACGCTGAAAGTGTGGGATAAACTTAGATATCGCCCTGCCTCAGAACCATGGGATCCATCGCACCAGGGCCACTGGGTGGCCAACAAGTTCACACACGTGTCAAGCTCCAGCGACCGCGGTTAAGGCCTGATTGCTCTCGGCGGCTGCTCGCTAGTGGTTTCGCCGGGTGGAGCCGCGGGGAGGCGGCGGATTGGGGCTTCTGCTGGGATCCCGCTTGGCGCTGCCGCGCGCTCCCATGGGCGGAGGCGGAGTACGGGTGACTCCCCGTCCCCGACTTGCGGGAGTGCCGATTCCCGGCCTGCTGTCGGGAGTCGCCAGAGGGTTGCTGCGGCCTGTTGCCGAAGTCGGATTCCGGCCTGACGGAGCCACCGAACCGGGACCTGGCTGGCCTCCCTGAGCGCCGCCGGAAGGGCGGTAGGGAGAGGCGGCGTCGCTGCCTCCGGGAACAACACCGCCAGGGGCAACACCAGCGGGCGCAAGGTCTGCCCCCGATTCTTCCCGGGCGGCCGGAACGGCTCTTCGCGGAGTCGCCGCTCCCTGCCCCGAGGCAGGCGTGAGCCCCCGGCTTCCGCCCGGAAGAGCCTGGCCCGGATCGCCTTGTCCCACACGGGCGGAAGCGGCCGGAACTTGCAAGCGCTGGGGCTGGGACAGAAAGGTTTCAGTCGCCACCCACAAGCAGAAAGCAACGGCGGCCGCCATGAGGATGATGTTGATCTGATTGATGTACTTCACAATGCGTCCTCGGGACCGGCGAGCAGGCGGTCAAGCCCCTCGGCGGCCCGTCTGTTATTCGAATTCAGTTGCAACGCCCGACGATAGTGCCCAAGAGCCTCCTCGACCCGTCCCTGCACCTCGGCGCAATATCCCAGGGCGGAATGGTTGAGGTCGTCGAGCGGCTCCATGTGCAGGGCCCGGCGGAAATGCATCTCCGCTTCAGCCGCCGCTCCCCTGCGAGCCAGGGCTGAACCTAAATTGTAATGGACTCTCATCTGCTGCGGGGAACGCAGCACCGCTTCCCTGTAAAGAGCGACGTCGTCCTGCCACAAAAGGTTGCGTTCGCTGACCGCCCATCCGGACCAGATCAGCAGCGCCGCCAGGGCCGAGGCGCTCCACATGGCTGAGCCGGGACGAGTGAGAGAGAGGCGCTGCAATCCCCAGCAGAGAGCGGCGGCTCCTCCGGCCAGGGCCAAGTAGGCGCGGCTCTCGTTGATGAGGTCGGCGTTGGGAATGAGCATGGACGGAGCCAGCCAGGCCAGCAGCCAGGCCAGGGCCAGAGCGGGCAGCGTCCAGCGCCCGTCGCGCCGCCTCCAGAGCGCGACCAGGAAGACGGTTGCGGCCGCCAGCAAGGCAGCGCCCGCCAGCCATCCCGTCAGGACCGGCTGAAAATGGTGTTCGATGGTCAGTTGCGAGGGCCACAGCATCAGCCGCAGGTACTCGGCCAGCGCAGCCGGCTGCGCCATCCAGAATGCCCAGGGGCTGTCATGGTTCCAAGCCACCTCGGGGGGCGAATAGAAGACCAGCGAGAATCCGAAGAGGGCCACATTGGCTCCTGCCTGCACCAGCCAGGGCCGGCGTGCGCGTCTCTCGGTCAGGAGCAGAAAGGGCAGCAGCACGATGGCGTCCATGCGGCTCCACAGCGCCATCTGCCAGGCCGCCATGGCGGCCCAGCGGCTGCGTCCGGCCAGCAGCAGGGCAGCCAGGGAAAAGACCGTCATCAGCAGCATGGAGCGCGACCAGATGTAATTGACCGGTTGAGTCTGCAAGGGGTGAAGCGCGAAGAGAGCGGCGGCCGCCCAGGCCCAAGGCTTGCTCAGCAAGCGGTCTCCTGCCCCCGGAGCCGGGGGGTTCCCGTTCTCGGGCCTGTTGCCCTCCGGCCCTTGCCAGCGGCGTGTCAGCAGCAGGAAGAGCCCCAATGCGGCCAACACGTGAAGCAGCAGGCTGACGGCATGGTATCCGGGCACCCAGTCGCCCCACAGGGCGTAGTTGAGGTGGAGCGTCCACAAGGTCAGCGGGCGGCCGCCGTAATGGTCGAGAAAAGATGCGTAACGGAAGGACCCTTCGGTCAGGTCGGGGTTGTTGAGGAACCAGGCGTAGTCGTCGAAATGGAACTCTCCCGGAAAGGAGTTGGCATAGGCCAATCCCACCAGCGCCGCCAGGGCCGCCATGTACATCCACCGCTTCACACTTAGTAGGATGCCAAAGCGCCCGGAAAGTCGAGAAGCGTTTTGCGACACTATTCGGCGGCTTCAGGAAAGTATCCGCACTCCAGCATTTCCGACCCGTAGTAGGGGTTGCGGATGGCGCCCTCTTTCTGCAGCCAGCGGGCGCCCTGGTTGTCGTTGGCCATGGGGCAAAAGGCCACCTTGTAGTTGCCTAACTCGCCGCCTTGCTCGATGACTTTGTCGGAGAGGGTGATGAAAGTCTGACGCAGTTCGCTCAGTTGGGAAGCCTGGGCGGCCTGAGCCGCCAGTTCGGCGATTTCGCCCTGGGTGATCTCGGCCAACCCCGATGCCGCCTCCTTGGCTTGGTCCAACTGGTCGGCGGCCAACGCTTGCTGAATCTCGGCATAATGGGCCACCAGCGGAGAGGGCCGGACGCTCTCCGTCTTTTCAGCGCCTGCCGTGGATCCGTCCCCGGGCCCGGCTGTCTGGGACGCTTCGTTTGCGCCGCCGCAGGCCGCTGCTAATGCCAAAATCGCTATCAAAACGCAAAATTTATTCATTATCTAGTTTCCCCTATCTATTTCTACGATCAGTCTTATACGTTAACACAGCTTCGGGAGTTTCCTGTTGACCGCCTGCCCCGCCTCGGGAACCGGCCCGTTTGGGGGAGCGCCTGCGGTAGACCGCCGGGCGCCTTCCTCCGCTGAAGAGACGGCGCACGTCGTCCAGCGCGATGTAGAGGGGAGGCATAACCAGCAGGATGAGGAAAGTCGCCAGGCCCAGGCCCCACACCACCGTGGCCGCCAGAGGCACCCAGGTGACCGATTTTCCGCCCACGCCCAAAGCCATGGGCAGGAGTCCGAAGATGGTGGTCACGGTGGTCAGAAAGATTGGACGCAAGCGCCGTTTGGCGCCAGTCAGCACGGCCCTGAAGCGCGAGGCGCCTCGCGCTCGGGCGCTATTGACGAAAGCGATGAGCACGATGGAGTCGTTGACCGCCACTCCGGCCAGGGCCACCATCCCGAACATGATGTTGATGCTGAAGGGATAGTCGTTGACGAGGAGGCAAAGCATGGCTCCGGCGAAGGCGAAGGGGATGGCGAACATGATCAGCAACGGCTGCAGATAGGAATGAAACTGGGCCGCCAAGATCAGGTACATGAAAATCAAACCCACCAGGAAGAGCCGGGTTACGTCGTTGAAGGTCTCCTGGAACTCCTGGAATTCGCCTCTGAAGTCGAGCCGGTAGCCGGGGAACTCCTGTCCGATGTCCAGGAAGTGCTCTTTGAGCCGGTTGTTGACGGCTACCGCGTTGGTGATCTCGGGGTCGACGTCGGCGCTGACGGTGATGGCCCGTTCACCTTCGAAGCGTTGGACGTCGGCCCATCCTCGTTCGATGCTGAAGGAGGCGACGTTGTCGAAAGGCACCAGTCCGCCGGACGGGGTGGGGATGCGCAGGTTGTCGAGGTCTTGAATCTCGCTCCGGTACTGGGGCTGAAACTTGACCACCACGTCCAGTTCTTCGTCGCCGTCCCGGTAGATGGTGGCGGGGATGCCGTCGAAGGCGTACTTGATCTGACGGGCCACGTCGCTGACGTCGATGCCCAGGGTATGGGCGCGGCTCTCGTCGATGCGCACCCGCACCTCGTTTTTGCCCTTCTCGAAATCGTCCTGCACGGTGTGCACGCCGGGGAGGGAGCGCAAGTAGTCCTTGAGGCGGGCGGCGATGACCTGAAGGTCCTCGAAATAGCGTCCCTTGACTTTGACCTCCACCGGATTGCCCACGGGAGGGCCGGTGGCCGGTGCTTTGATCTCGAGCCTGCGGTAACCGACGATGTGACTGCTGCTGCTGCGCAAGTCGTCAACGATCTCGGAGATTTCCCGGCTGCGGTCTTGCTGCTCCGTCAGGTTGACCAGCACCTGAGCCACGTCTTTGCCCGTCAGGCGGGCTGTATCGCTGTCCAGCACGCCGATCTGAGTGACCACGTTGCGCAACTCGTCCTGGGGGAGCTGCATGGCGATCTGCTCGAACTGGCGCACGACTTCGTCGGTGGCCTCGATGCGCGATCCCTCGGGCATCCAGACGCGGATGAAGATGGTGGGGAGCTCATCGTCCTCGTAGAGGTCGACTCCGACCAGCGGAATGACCGCCGCCGAACTGGCCAGCAACAAAAGAATCACGGGCAGGAAGAGCCAGCGCCGGCGCAGCACGGGCGACATCATGCGCCGGTAGGCGGCGGCCGTGCGGCGTATGCTGCGGTTGAGGGCGGAGTGGTGGCGGTGGGGATCGGAGCGTCCCAGGTCGGCCACGTGAGAGGGCAGAATGACCAGCGATTCGAAGAGCGAAGCGGCCAGGGCCATGCACACCACCACCGGGATCACCCGCATGAACTCGCCCACCGTCCCCGGCAGAAGCATGAGGGGCAGGAAAGCGGCCACGGTGGTGAGCGAAGAGGAGAAAACCGGCCACATCACCTCTTCGGCTCCCTTCTTGGCGGCCTCCAGCGGCGCCAGCCCCCGGTTCAGGTAGCGGGAGATGTTCTCGACCACTACAATGGCGTCGTCCACCACCATTCCAAGAACCAGCACCAGGGCGAAGAGCGACGATTCATTGAGGGACTCGCCGTAGAGCTCGATGAAGACGAAGGTGAGCAGAAAGGTTATGGGGATGCCCCAGAAGACCAGCATGGCGTTGCGCCAGCCCAGAAATCCCAGCAGCAGAACCAGTACCAGCAGTCCGCCGAAGGCTCCGTTGGACACCAGGCGCTGGATGGCGCTGCGGATGCGGGGCGAGGTGTCGCCCACTACCGAGACCTCGACTCCGGGGGGCAAGGCGGCTGTCTTATCGCGGGCGATCTGTTGAAACAGCTCCACCAGTTCCAGGGTATTGCCCGAAGGCGCCTTGTAGACGTTGAGGGAGATGGAGGGCTGTCCGTTGAGACGCGAGAGTGTGCGGGCCTCTTCGAAGGTGTCGCGCACCTCGGCCACGTCGCCCAGACGAACGTGGTTGCCCACCTCGTCCTCTTTGATGACCACCTCGGCAATGTCGTCCAGGCTCTTGAATTCCTCCAGCGAACGCACCATGTACTCGAAGTTGCCCAAGGCGATGTTGCCGCTGGGCAAGCTGACGTTCTGGCGGGCCAGAGCGGCCGCCACCTGCTCCAGCGTCAGGTTGTGGCGGTAGAGGCGGTAGGGGTCGACCTCCACCCACACTTCCCGTTCGCGGTCTCCGGCCAGGGCCACATCGTCGATTCCCCTCAGCCCTTCCACCTCGTCCTGAAGTTCTTCGGCGATCTCCTTGAGGCGTTTTTCGGGCAGGGGACCCGACACGGCCAGGGTAGCCATGGGCAGCCAAGTGGACGATTCAAGCGAGAAGAAGAGGGGGTCTTCGGCCTCGTCGGGCAGATCGACCTTGTCGACTTCCTGACGCAAGTCCTGATAGAGGCGGCGGAACTCGTCCTCGGTGATCTGTTCGAAGACCACGCTGATCTGGGCCTGTCCCTCGGTCGAGGTGGAGAGATAGAGGTCGATCTTGTCGACGTCCTTGATCTCGTCTTCGATGGGCTTGGTGATCAGCTTCTCCACCTCTTCCGGCGAGGCTCCGGGATAGACCACCGAGACGATGACGCGGTTGAGGCGGATCTGGGGGAAGAGCTCGCGCGGCAAGGTCAGCAGGGAAAACGTCCCCATGGCCACGATGAGGATCATGATGACGTTGACCAGGACCGAGTTCTTGACCGAAAAGCCGGGCACGGACATGCTAGCGCTCCTCCCCTGCGGCCACGGCGGACGCCCCTCCTTGCCGGCCCTGGTTCAGGAATTGGAGGGGAGCGCCTTGGGTAAGGTTGCTGCTGCCGCGGGTTACCACCAGGTCGCTTTCCTGCAGGGGTCCTTCCACCACGGCCTCGGAACCCAGCCGGGCGATCACATCGACCGGGATACGCCGGGCCGTCCCTTGGCGGGCCGCGAAGACATAGTTGCGACCTTCTTCGTCGAGCAGCGCGTCCAGAGGGATGATCAAAGCTTGCCGGAAGGTCTGGGCCGGCACCTGGATGCGGGCCACCATTCCCGAACGCAGCACATGGCCGCGGTTGGGAACCCGGATCTCGGCCCTGAAGGCGCCGCTTTGGGGATTGACGACTGAATCGATGCGGTGGATGGCGCCCCGGAAGGTCCGTCCGGGCAAAGCGTCGAAGACCATCTCGACCGAGGTTCCCTGTGTGACCGTGTAGAGGTCGTATTCGGGAATCTCGGTGACGACTTCGATGGGATCGTATTGAATCAAGGTCAGCAGCGGACTGGCGGGCAGAATGTTCTCGCCCAGCGAGACCTGACGCTGGGAAACCTGTCCGGAAACCGGAGAGCGGATGGAGGTGTCCTCCAACTCGTCCTCGATCATGCTCACCCGCAGCCGCGCCAGGCGCAATGCGTTGGCGGCCAGTTGGGCGGTTTGCTGCAAGGCGTCGAGGTCTTCCTGCGACATGGCTCCCCGCTCCACCAGGGTCTTGCCGCGTTGCAGATTCTTTTCGGCGAACTCCAGTTCCAGGCGGGCCTTTTCCACCTCGGCCTTGCCGGTGTCGAGTTGCAGGAGGCGGCGCTGGCGGTCCAGCTCCAGCAGGATCTGACCCTCTTCCACCCAGTCGCCTTCGTCCACATGCAGGGCCGTCACCTTGCCTGAGATCTCAGCGCTGACGGAAAAGGAATCCCACAGGTGCGCGGTGCCCGTCAGCCGCAGAAAGCGGCGGGCGTCTCGGCGTTCGACGGGGGCCACTTCCACCGGCAGAGGCGAACGCTCCGGCGCAGCTTCCTGGGCCGCCGCCCGTTGGGAGTCGTCGTCGGAGCTTGGAGCTTCCGGCAGGCCGTCGGATCCGGAGCAGGCCGCCGCCAACGCCAGGAGAATTATCCACATCTTCCTCATCAGATCCTCAAACTCCGCAATCGCCCCCCGGCGTTCTCCCTCAACAAAGCCCCGCTAAGTGTACGACGAAACGGCTCTGCGGCGTGTTCCTCCGCAGAATGCGCGCGCCCCACCGCGCGGTCGAAGTCTCGATGGTGTTCGATCCTGAATATTCGAGGGGAGGAGCGACTTATTGCGCGCCCTCGTCGGCTGAAAAGACCACCTCTCCGCCCACCACGGTGCGCAGGATTTGCGCTTCGCGGATCTCGGCGGCCGGAATCGCGCTCAGGTCGCGGTCAATGACCACGAAGTCGGCCAGCTTGCCCTTCTCCAGAGTTCCCTTGAGGTCCTCTTGGAAGGAGGCGTAGGCGGCGTTGCGGGTATAGGCCTGAAGGGCCTGTTCCAGGCTGATCTTCTCTTCGGGCACCCATCCCTGGGGATTGGCTCCGTCCAGGGTGCGGCGGGTGAGGGCGGCGTAAATGCCTTCCAAGGGCGTGGGAGGCGCCACGAACCAATCGCTGCCGAAGGCGACGGTGGCGCCGCTTTCCACCAGGGAACGGAAGGCGTAGGTAGTGCGGATGCGCTCCGGCCCGATGACCTTTTCGGCCCAGCGCCCGTCGTCGATGGCGTGGTAGGGCTGCATGCTGGCGATAACGTCCTGGGCGGCAAAACGCTGGATGTCGTCAGGATGGATATGTTGGGCGTGCTCGATGCGGAAGCGGCGGTCACGCTCTCCGTTCTCTTCGGCGACCCGCTGGTAGATGTCGAGCAGTTCGCGTATGGCGCGGTCGCCGATGGCGTGGGTCATGACCTGCAACCCGGCGCCGTCGGCCGCGGAAATCCAGCGGTAGAGGTCGTCGAGTTCGTTGACCAGCAGTCCGCGGTCCTGGGGTGCGTCGCTGAAGGGCTCCAAGAATGCGGCGGTGTGGGAGCCCAGCGAGCCGTCCACGAACCCTTTCAGTCCGCCCACCCGAAGCCACTCGTCGCCCCTGCCGTAAGACTTCACCTGCTGTTTCAGGCGCTCCCAGCTATTCAGCGGAACGGCGGCGTAGATGCGGACCCTGAGCTGCCCTTGCCGGTGGGCTTCCCGAAAAGCCTCGAAATCATTCCAGGTGCCCATGTTGTGGACCGAGGTCACGCCCTGGCGGGCCACGTGACGTTGGGCAGCCTCCAGCGCCCGAGCCACCTGCTGGTGTGTGGGCTGGGGCACCGCCGCCTGTATGAGACCCATGGCGTTGTCTTTGAAAATCCCGGTGGGACGGCCCTGGCGGTCGCGCACGATGGTGCCGCCCTCCACCTCCTCGGTCCGGGCGTCGACGCCGGCCAGCTTCATGGCGGCGCTATTGGCCAGCACCATGTGTCCGTCCAGGCGGTTGAGCATGACGGGATTCCGGGGCGTGACCTGATCGATCCACCCGGCCTGGGGCAATTCGCCGCCCCAGCGCTCATGGTCCCAGTCGCCTCCCAGAATCCACTCGCCCTCTTCCAACTGGCCGGCGAAGGCCTCGATGCGGCGGACGAATTCCTGGCGGCTGGAGGCGTCCCGCAGTTGCACCGAAGCCAGATTGGCCCCGCCTTGCAGAAAGTGCACGTGGGAGTCGATGAAGCCCGGCGTCACCAGTCCACCCTGAGCCTCGATAACCTCCGTGCCCTCGCCCCCCAAGGCCTCGATGTCTGGGCGCGTCCCGACCGCCGCGATGCGGTCTCCCTTGACGGCCAGAGCCTCTGCCCAGGGCTGCTGGGGATTGCCCGTCCATATGCGCCCTCCCAGCACGATCAGATCGGCTTCTTGTGAAGAGGACGGAGAGGAGCAGGAGAGGAGAAAAAGACTCAGCAGCATCGCCAGGCTCGCTTTCATGCGCTCAGTATGGGCGATTCAAGCGGCGGAAGCAAAAGACCGCCCGGCAGCGCCATGCCGGCGGGCCGAGCGGCGGGCCGTTTCCCGCTTGAAGCAGCGGCGGGCCTGGTGAAGCCGCGACATCACCGTTCCGATGGGAATCCCCAGTTGCTGGGCGATTTCGGCGTAGGAAAAGCCCTGCAATTCACGCAGCAGGATAATGCGGCGATGGGGGGCCTTGAGCCGCGACATCACCTCTTCGATCTCTCTGCGGATGAGGCGCCGCTCGCCTTCCCGCAGCGAGCTTCCGTCGCTGAGCGTCTCCTGCACCAGCTCGGGGCCGTCGAACTTGCGCCGCCGCAGCAGGTCGATGGAAAGATTGCGCACGATGGAAAGCAGCCACGGTCCAAAGCGCCTTCCCCGATCGAAATGCTCCAGGTTCTGGAAAGCCTTGATGAAGGCCTCCTGCACCACATCGCGCGCATCTTCGCGGTTGCGGGTGTAAGTCAGAGCCAATCCCAGCGCCTGATCGCGGTAGCGGTCGAAAATGGGCCCGTAGGCCTCGTGGCGGCCCGCCAGAACTTCCTTGAGAAGACGGGCTTCCTGAAGCTGGGGAGCATGCTTGGCGTTTTTAGGTTTTGCTTGGGATGTCGTGGTCGTCATAGGGTGGCTCCAGAGAAGTCGGGTACGGTCATATTGAAATCCGAAGATCGGCTGATCACTCTTCCGCTCCTTCCGAGGGAGACCAATGGCGCGCTCCATTGCGCAGGTTCTCCAGCCG
This genomic stretch from Acidobacteriota bacterium harbors:
- a CDS encoding SxtJ family membrane protein, with the protein product MIQINRQPSPRELRQFGLIWTVFFSGAAALYGYRSGDWETALWLGGAAVVMAAAGFLVLGWMRMLYLGLSYAAFPIGWVISHALLAIIYYLVVTPIGLLMRLLGRDPMQRRFEEDQTSYWSEQEPSLPSERYFRQF
- a CDS encoding tetratricopeptide repeat protein, producing MYMAALAALVGLAYANSFPGEFHFDDYAWFLNNPDLTEGSFRYASFLDHYGGRPLTLWTLHLNYALWGDWVPGYHAVSLLLHVLAALGLFLLLTRRWQGPEGNRPENGNPPAPGAGDRLLSKPWAWAAAALFALHPLQTQPVNYIWSRSMLLMTVFSLAALLLAGRSRWAAMAAWQMALWSRMDAIVLLPFLLLTERRARRPWLVQAGANVALFGFSLVFYSPPEVAWNHDSPWAFWMAQPAALAEYLRLMLWPSQLTIEHHFQPVLTGWLAGAALLAAATVFLVALWRRRDGRWTLPALALAWLLAWLAPSMLIPNADLINESRAYLALAGGAAALCWGLQRLSLTRPGSAMWSASALAALLIWSGWAVSERNLLWQDDVALYREAVLRSPQQMRVHYNLGSALARRGAAAEAEMHFRRALHMEPLDDLNHSALGYCAEVQGRVEEALGHYRRALQLNSNNRRAAEGLDRLLAGPEDAL
- a CDS encoding carbamoyltransferase, whose product is MTAILGISAFYHDSAAALVVDGEIVAAAQEERFSRIKHDHEFPQQAVDYCLREAGLKASQLDLVGFYDKPLLKFDRLLETYLAYAPRGFRSFLKAMPLWLRQKLHLPREMNRALNKAYKRRYVFVRHHESHAASAFFPSPFEEAALLTLDGVGEWSTAALGVGEGNRIRLTHELRFPHSLGLLYSAFTYYCGFRVNSGEYKLMGLAPYGEPVYQDLIRDRLMQLKEDGSFRLDMSYFNYCQGLTMTSEKLHRLFGGPPRKPESSLTQREMDVAASIQKVTEEVVLRAGRHVHRLTGKKHLCMAGGVALNCVANGRLLREGPFQSIWIQPAAGDAGGALGTALFIWNQLMDQPRRPGCPDSQKASLLGPEFSEEEISSALQSRQAVYHRCSSQEELCGRVADLLEQEKVVGWMQGRMEFGPRALGSRSILGDARSRRMQSVMNRKIKFRESFRPFAPIVLQERASEYFALGPDQDSPYMLLVAPVSEKMRLPVEREDASRQGLEKLAVTRSRIPAVTHVDYSARVQTVDSQRNPLLYRLMKRFEEKTGCPVLINTSFNVRGEPIVCTPQQAYHCFRATDMDALAIGPFLLLKEEQKPDPELDRRAYLEQFELD
- a CDS encoding efflux RND transporter periplasmic adaptor subunit — translated: MWIILLALAAACSGSDGLPEAPSSDDDSQRAAAQEAAPERSPLPVEVAPVERRDARRFLRLTGTAHLWDSFSVSAEISGKVTALHVDEGDWVEEGQILLELDRQRRLLQLDTGKAEVEKARLELEFAEKNLQRGKTLVERGAMSQEDLDALQQTAQLAANALRLARLRVSMIEDELEDTSIRSPVSGQVSQRQVSLGENILPASPLLTLIQYDPIEVVTEIPEYDLYTVTQGTSVEMVFDALPGRTFRGAIHRIDSVVNPQSGAFRAEIRVPNRGHVLRSGMVARIQVPAQTFRQALIIPLDALLDEEGRNYVFAARQGTARRIPVDVIARLGSEAVVEGPLQESDLVVTRGSSNLTQGAPLQFLNQGRQGGASAVAAGEER
- a CDS encoding efflux RND transporter permease subunit — translated: MSVPGFSVKNSVLVNVIMILIVAMGTFSLLTLPRELFPQIRLNRVIVSVVYPGASPEEVEKLITKPIEDEIKDVDKIDLYLSTSTEGQAQISVVFEQITEDEFRRLYQDLRQEVDKVDLPDEAEDPLFFSLESSTWLPMATLAVSGPLPEKRLKEIAEELQDEVEGLRGIDDVALAGDREREVWVEVDPYRLYRHNLTLEQVAAALARQNVSLPSGNIALGNFEYMVRSLEEFKSLDDIAEVVIKEDEVGNHVRLGDVAEVRDTFEEARTLSRLNGQPSISLNVYKAPSGNTLELVELFQQIARDKTAALPPGVEVSVVGDTSPRIRSAIQRLVSNGAFGGLLVLVLLLGFLGWRNAMLVFWGIPITFLLTFVFIELYGESLNESSLFALVLVLGMVVDDAIVVVENISRYLNRGLAPLEAAKKGAEEVMWPVFSSSLTTVAAFLPLMLLPGTVGEFMRVIPVVVCMALAASLFESLVILPSHVADLGRSDPHRHHSALNRSIRRTAAAYRRMMSPVLRRRWLFLPVILLLLASSAAVIPLVGVDLYEDDELPTIFIRVWMPEGSRIEATDEVVRQFEQIAMQLPQDELRNVVTQIGVLDSDTARLTGKDVAQVLVNLTEQQDRSREISEIVDDLRSSSSHIVGYRRLEIKAPATGPPVGNPVEVKVKGRYFEDLQVIAARLKDYLRSLPGVHTVQDDFEKGKNEVRVRIDESRAHTLGIDVSDVARQIKYAFDGIPATIYRDGDEELDVVVKFQPQYRSEIQDLDNLRIPTPSGGLVPFDNVASFSIERGWADVQRFEGERAITVSADVDPEITNAVAVNNRLKEHFLDIGQEFPGYRLDFRGEFQEFQETFNDVTRLFLVGLIFMYLILAAQFHSYLQPLLIMFAIPFAFAGAMLCLLVNDYPFSINIMFGMVALAGVAVNDSIVLIAFVNSARARGASRFRAVLTGAKRRLRPIFLTTVTTIFGLLPMALGVGGKSVTWVPLAATVVWGLGLATFLILLVMPPLYIALDDVRRLFSGGRRPAVYRRRSPKRAGSRGGAGGQQETPEAVLTYKTDRRNR
- a CDS encoding DUF5989 family protein; this encodes MSDKTPREDFTSQAEGSQGNIAAEFTAFLMDNKKWWLTPIILVLLLAGLVVILGGSAAAPFIYTLF